From Primulina tabacum isolate GXHZ01 chromosome 2, ASM2559414v2, whole genome shotgun sequence, one genomic window encodes:
- the LOC142528081 gene encoding beta-amyrin 28-monooxygenase-like: MEFFYVSLLCIFVSFVFLSLNLLFYKTKPGSGTLPPGKTGWPVIGESLEFLSTGWKGHPEKFIFDRISKYSSNVFRTHLLGEPAAVFCGSSGNKFLFSNENKLVQAWWPSSVDKVFPSSNQTSSKEEAIKMRKMLPNFFKPEALQRYVGIMDHIARRHFADGWENKEEIVVFPLAKNYTFWLACRLFVSIEDPNHVAKFADPFNLLASGLISIPIDLPGTPFNKAIKASNFIRKELISIIKQRKIDLAEGKATATQDILSHMLLTSDENGKFMNELDIADKILGLLIGGHDTASSACTFIVKYLAELPEIYDGVYKEQMEIAKSKAPGELLTWDDIQKMKYSWNVACEVLRLAPPLQGAFREAITDFVFNGFSIPKGWKLYWSANSTHKNPEFFLEPQKFDPSRFEGSGPAPYTFVPFGGGPRMCPGKEYARLEILVFMHHLVKRFKWEKLIADEKTVVDPMPIPAKGLPVRLFPHKA, encoded by the exons ATGGAGTTCTTTTATGTCTCTCTTCTTTGCATATTTGTTTCTTTTGTATTTCTCTCCCTTAACCTACTCTTTTACAAGACAAAACCTGGCTCCGGGACCCTGCCTCCGGGCAAAACCGGTTGGCCAGTTATAGGTGAAAGCCTCGAATTCCTCTCCACAGGATGGAAGGGACACCCTGAAAAGTTCATCTTCGACAGAATCTCTAAGTACTCATCAAATGTCTTTAGGACTCACCTTCTAGGCGAACCGGCTGCCGTTTTCTGCGGTTCGAGTGGCAACAAGTTCTTGTTTTCTAATGAGAATAAGCTTGTTCAAGCATGGTGGCCTAGTTCGGTGGACAAAGTTTTCCCATCTTCTAACCAAACCTCTTCCAAAGAAGAGGCTATCAAGATGAGAAAAATGCTCCCAAATTTCTTTAAACCCGAAGCGTTGCAACGGTACGTGGGGATAATGGATCATATAGCGAGAAGACACTTTGCGGACGGGTGGGAAAACAAGGAAGAAATAGTGGTGTTCCCCCTCGCAAAGAACTACACTTTCTGGCTCGCGTGTAGACTTTTTGTGAGCATTGAGGATCCAAATCATGTGGCTAAATTTGCTGATCCTTTCAATCTTTTGGCTTCTGGTTTGATCTCAATCCCTATAGACTTACCCGGAACACCATTTAACAAGGCGATCAAGGCATCAAATTTCATCAGGAAAGAGCTTATTTCCATCATCAAACAGCGCAAAATTGATCTAGCAGAGGGAAAAGCCACGGCTACGCAAGACATACTGTCGCACATGCTGCTTACAAGCGATGAAAACGGGAAATTCATGAATGAATTGGACATCGCTGATAAGATCTTGGGTCTGCTTATTGGTGGGCACGATACTGCTAGCTCTGCATGCACTTTCATCGTCAAATATCTTGCGGAGTTGCCTGAAATCTACGACGGAGTTTATAAAG AACAAATGGAGATTGCTAAATCAAAAGCTCCAGGCGAGTTGTTGACTTGGGATGATATTCAGAAGATGAAATATTCATGGAATGTTGCCTGTGAAGTTTTGAGGCTGGCACCACCTCTCCAAGGAGCTTTTAGAGAAGCCATTACCGATTTTGTTTTCAACGGGTTTTCGATTCCAAAGGGTTGGAag CTATATTGGAGTGCAAACTCAACACACAAAAACCCAGAATTCTTCCTGGAGCCCCAGAAGTTCGACCCGTCTCGGTTCGAAGGATCGGGACCCGCCCCGTACACATTCGTGCCATTCGGCGGAGGCCCGAGAATGTGCCCCGGAAAAGAGTATGCCCGTTTAGAGATACTTGTATTCATGCATCATCTTGTGAAGAGATTCAAATGGGAGAAACTTATAGCAGACGAGAAAACAGTTGTCGATCCAATGCCAATTCCTGCTAAGGGTCTTCCAGTTCGACTGTTCCCTCATAAAGCttga
- the LOC142528093 gene encoding beta-amyrin 28-monooxygenase-like, which yields MEFFYVSLLSLFLLFVLLSFNFLFYRNKSTHGGTPLPPGKTGWPVVGESLEFLSTGWKGYPEKFIFDRIAKYSSQVFRTHLLGEPAAVFCGAGGNKFLFSNENKLVQAWWPSSVDKVFPSSNQSSSKEEAIKMRKMLPNFFKPEALQRYVGIMDHIARRHFADGWENKEEIVVFPLAKNYTFWLACRLFVSIEDPIHVAKFADPFNLLASGLISVPVDLPGTPFNKAIKASNFIRKELISIIKQRKIDLAEGKATATQDILSHMLLTSDENGKFMNELDIADKILGLLIGGHDTASSACTFVVKYLAELPEIYDGVYKEQMEIANAKAPGELLNWEDIQKMKYSWNVACEVLRLAPPLQGAFREALSDFTFNGFSIPKGWKIYWSANSTHINPECFPDPRKFDPSRFEGSGPAPYTFVPFGGGPRMCPGKEYARLEILVFMHHLVKRFKWEKMIADEKIVVNPMPVPAKGLPVRLFPHKA from the exons ATGGAATTCTTTTATGTATCTCTCCTCTCCCTCTTCCTCCTCTTTGTTCTTCTCTCCTTCAACTTCCTCTTTTACAGGAACAAATCCACTCATGGAGGCACGCCCCTCCCTCCGGGGAAAACGGGCTGGCCGGTTGTCGGTGAAAGCCTGGAGTTCCTCTCCACAGGCTGGAAGGGATACCCGGAGAAATTTATATTCGACCGCATAGCTAAGTACTCGTCGCAAGTATTCAGAACCCATCTTTTGGGCGAACCGGCGGCCGTTTTTTGTGGCGCGGGCGGCAACAAGTTCTTGTTTTCTAATGAGAATAAGCTTGTTCAAGCATGGTGGCCTAGTTCTGTGGACAAGGTTTTCCCATCTTCTAATCAATCTTCGTCCAAGGAAGAGGCTATCAAGATGAGAAAAATGCTCCCAAATTTCTTTAAACCCGAAGCGTTGCAACGGTACGTGGGGATAATGGATCATATAGCGAGAAGACACTTTGCGGACGGGTGGGAAAACAAGGAAGAAATAGTGGTGTTCCCCCTCGCAAAGAACTACACTTTCTGGCTTGCGTGTAGGCTGTTTGTGAGCATTGAGGATCCAATTCACGTGGCTAAATTTGCTGATCCTTTCAATCTTTTGGCTTCTGGTTTGATCTCAGTCCCTGTAGACTTGCCCGGAACACCGTTTAACAAGGCGATCAAGGCATCGAATTTCATCAGGAAAGAGCTTATTTCCATCATCAAACAACGAAAAATCGATCTAGCAGAGGGAAAAGCCACTGCTACACAAGACATACTGTCGCACATGCTGCTTACAAGCGACGAAAATGGGAAATTCATGAATGAATTGGACATCGCTGATAAGATCTTGGGTCTGCTCATTGGTGGGCACGATACTGCTAGCTCTGCTTGCACTTTCGTCGTCAAATACCTTGCGGAGTTGCCTGAAATCTACGACGGAGTCTACAAGG AGCAAATGGAAATTGCAAACGCAAAGGCTCCCGGTGAATTATTGAATTGGGAAGATATTCAAAAGATGAAATATTCATGGAATGTTGCGTGTGAAGTGTTGAGGCTTGCACCACCCCTCCAAGGCGCTTTTAGAGAAGCCCTCTCCGATTTCACGTTCAATGGTTTCTCTATTCCAAAGGGTTGGAAG ATATACTGGAGCGCGAACTCGACACACATCAACCCCGAGTGTTTCCCTGATCCGAGAAAGTTCGACCCATCTCGGTTTGAAGGATCCGGACCCGCCCCGTATACATTTGTTCCGTTCGGCGGAGGCCCGAGAATGTGCCCCGGAAAGGAGTATGCCCGTCTAGAGATACTTGTATTCATGCATCATCTTGTCAAGAGATTCAAGTGGGAGAAAATGATTGCCGATGAAAAGATTGTGGTGAACCCAATGCCTGTTCCGGCCAAGGGACTGCCTGTTCGCCTTTTTCCACACAAGGCATGA
- the LOC142528098 gene encoding serine/threonine-protein kinase STY13-like, which translates to MLEGPKFTGIIDLNRSHENYDFSQNFYRKLNEGSNMSIDSYGSLQMSNGGGSVAMSMDNSSVGSNDSNTRILGHQGLKHVHNYSVAASVNHGKASQGLSNDALAQALMNPRYPTQGLGDYDEWTIDLRKLNMGPAFAQGAFGKLYRGTYNGEDVAIKLLEKPENDTERAHLMEQQFQQEVMMLATLKHPNIVRFIGACRKPMVWCIVTEYAKGGSVRQFLMKRQNRAVPLKLAVKQALDVARGMAYVHGLNLIHRDLKSDNLLISADKSIKIADFGVARIEVQTEGMTPETGTYRWMAPEMIQHRPYTQKVDVYSFGIVLWELITGMLPFQNMTAVQAAFAVVNKGVRPTIPNDGLPALGQIMTRCWDVNPDVRPSFSEVVRMLEAAENEIVTTVRKARFRCCMNQPMTTD; encoded by the exons ATGTTGGAGGGTCCGAAATTTACTGGAATCATAGACCTTAACCGTAGCCATGAGAATTATGATTTTTCCCAAAATTTCTATCGCAAGCTCAATGAAGGATCAAACATGTCGATAGATAGTTATGGGAGCTTGCAGATGAGCAATGGTGGAGGGTCTGTTGCCATGTCGATGGACAACAGCAGTGTTGGATCAAATGATTCCAACACTCGTATCTTGGGTCACCAGGGCCTCAAGCATGTACACAACTATTCAGTTGCTGCTAGTGTCAATCATGGGAAAGCATCTCAAGGGCTGAGCAATGATGCGCTGGCTCAAGCTTTGATGAACCCTCGGTATCCCACGCAGGGACTTGGTGACTATGATGAGTGGACCATTGACTTGAGGAAGCTGAACATGGGGCCAGCTTTTGCTCAAGGGGCTTTTGGAAAGCTGTACAGAGGCACGTATAATGGTGAGGATGTTGCAATTAAGCTTCTTGAGAAACCAGAGAATGATACAGAGAGGGCACACTTAATGGAGCAGCAGTTTCAACAAGAGGTAATGATGTTAGCAACGTTGAAGCATCCAAATATTGTTCGCTTTATTGGTGCATGCCGCAAACCCATGGTCTGGTGTATTGTGACTGAATATGCGAAGGGAGGTTCAGTGAGGCAGTTCTTGATGAAGAGGCAGAACCGTGCTGTACCCCTTAAATTGGCTGTAAAGCAGGCTTTGGATGTGGCAAGAGGGATGGCCTATGTGCATGGGTTGAATTTAATCCATCGTGACTTGAAGTCCGATAATCTTTTGATATCTGCTGACAAATCCATCAAGATTGCGGATTTTGGTGTGGCTCGCATTGAGGTACAGACCGAAGGAATGACACCAGAGACAGGCACTTATCGTTGGATGGCGCC GGAGATGATTCAGCATAGGCCATATACACAAAAAGTCGATGTATATAGCTTTGGGATTGTGCTGTGGGAGCTTATAACTGGGATGCTTCCGTTCCAGAACATGACTGCTGTTCAGGCAGCATTTGCAGTTGTCAATAAAGGTGTTCGACCAACTATCCCCAATGATGGCCTTCCTGCTCTTGGTCAGATCATGACTCGTTGCTGGGATGTTAATCCCGACGTTAGGCCCTCATTCAGTGAGGTGGTCAGAATGCTCGAGGCTGCAGAGAATGAGATCGTGACGACTGTTAGAAAGGCTCGTTTCAGGTGCTGCATGAATCAACCTATGACTACAGATTAG